GCGGAAGCGTGTTATCTTTTCTCCATCAACTTCAACTTCTTTTCCTTTCCGTTTCAAAGTCATCCATACTTCGGTTTCTCCCCTCTCATCGTCCACAAGGTTGAATCCAAGCTTAGCCTCCGGGGTTCCTTGCATGAGAAGCGTATTTAGATCATGGGTACGAAAAGATCGGAGAGCAGACAGAAGCCCAACCGATTCAAGAAGATTCGTTTTCCCCTGGGCATTTTCGCCAACAAAAAAATGAGTAAGCCCATGAAGAGACAGATCGACCAAGGGTATATTTCGGTAATTTTGTAACCTGATCTGAGATACCTGCATCAAGACTATATTGAAATCACTTCTGTATTGCCTGAGTTGCCGGAGCTCAATAGCTCCTCCCAGACCTCTTGGAACGCACTTGATAAAGCCTGCCAATCAGAGCCTAAGGTTTTAGGACCAGAACTCACACGAATAGTACGCCGCCCAGCATCATCAGGAAAACCAAGCGCCTCTAATAAAGGAGAGGAGTGCGTGGAACCAGTTGAACAAGCAGATCCTGTAGACACCTGAAATCCTCTCAGATCCAGTTTCCTTACCCAACGCACATTTTCAAACCTGGGCATCACCAGGAAGGATGTATTGGGAGCACGCGTAGCTGTATTTCCGATACAGACTAATTCGGGAATGTTAGTTTTCACACTGTCTTCAAACTCATTCCGATAGGATGATTGCTGACCCATCTCCTGCAACCAGGACTCTGCTTCATTCATTGCAGCCACCATGGAAAGTATCGAGGGAACATTTTCAGTGCCTCCTCGCCTTCCGGACTCCTGACCACCCCCCAACTGAGATCTAAATCCATGGCTGTTACTTGAAAGAGTGGCAAATCCTACACCTTTGGGTCCACAAAACTTATGCGCACAACCGACTACAAAGTCACAATCTGAAAAGTCACCCCCTTCGAACTTCCCGAACCATTGAGATGCATCGCAATGCATCAAGATACCGGCCTCTCGGCAAAGTTGAGATACCTCATGCCAGGGCTGAACAACACCCGATTCGTTGTTAACCGCCATTAGAGAACAAGCTCCGATATTTTCCGAATTGAATGCTTGAATGAGGTTCTCCATATCGATGCGCCCATCCTTCAGCGCCTTTAATCGACGTACCCTTCCATCTAATGAAGCATCTGCAGCTTCTGAAACTGAAGGATGCTCAAACGGAGATATCAGGAGTTCGGAATCAGCTGGAATCTGTCGTGCAATGTATCGAATAATTGCATTGTTCGCCTCGGTAGCACCTCCTGTGAATACCAGCTCGCTTGGCGACTTCTGGAATCGTTCAGCAAGTGATAGCCGAGACTTTTCAAGCACATTATGAACTTGGGCGGAATCACGATAAGGGCTCGAAGGATTTACCCAATTTGACTCCAGCCCTTCCAGCAACGCCTGTTTGCCAGCCGAGCTAAGAGGGGTGGTGGCATTGTAGTCAAAGTAGGCCATACACTACTAATCTGGAAGTTTTAGACTCTGCCCTTCCGAGATGGTATTTACATTTGGAATGATGTCTCGGTTCGCTTCGTATATATCAACAACTCTGCTGGCATCTCCGTAGTACTGCCGACTAATCTTGGCCAGATTATCTCCGGGCTGTACAACGTGAACGCGTACGTTTCCTGGAGCTGTAGTTGGGGCAGCTGTTTGACCTCCAAGTAGATTACTCCGAGGTAATGGCTGAACTCGGCGTTGTTGTTGTGTGACTACCGGAGCTTCAGGCGCAGTGTATGAAGGTGCTCTCGACTGCATTTTCTGTAACCGCAGATTTAGGGAATTTTGCTCAGCCTGCAAACGGGCTAATTCCTTTTTTAAAGATAGGATCTCCGCATCTTTCTGTTCAATTACAGCGAGCATATCCATACGCTCAAGCTCGGCGTTGAACAGGTCCGCCGGGAAAGTCCGCGCAAACTCCTTTTTGGCGGTATTTATAAGCTCACGTACCATGGGTGCCTGCCGTGAGGTCGGGTTGAACTTTAAGTATTGTCCAAAATGGTAAATCGCCAGAACTGGATCTTTGGTATGCTCGAGATACAGTTGCCCTAAGTAGAGATGCGATTCAGGAGCAATGGGTGTCGTTTCTACCACTTTAAGAAAAGCAGCCAATGCCTGATCGTGGCGCCCTTGGCTGAGATAACTCTCGCCCGTTCTGAAACTAGAGATGTCTTGCTCTGATAATTCTTCACCCTTGGGCTGGACACATCCGATCATTACCACGAGAGATGCAACCAGGATTCCAGAAACTGGTCGAAAATTGAGAATTAACTTTAGAAATGCAGGCATTAGTGAAAGGTATTGAATACCAAAAACAGGAAAATAGTGTGGGGGAAGTTAGATCAAACTAACAATAGTATTTTAACGTGGATTCTAAATCAATACTTCAACGGGCAAGACAGTTTATGCAAGTCGAGTCCCAGGCGATCCTCGATACGGCTGATGCCTTAGATGAATCATTTGCCCAAGTCGTGGAATCCATCCAAGCGGTGGTGGATAAAGAGGGAAAGCTCATACTTGCAGGTTTGGGAAAAAATTCAGGCATCTGCCAGAAGCTTGTCGGAACGTTCAACAGCATTGGCGTTTCATCGTCCTTTCTAGATCCAGTGCAAGCGGTCCATGGTGACTTAGGGATGTGCCAAGCTGAAGATCTAGCTATTGTTTTCAGCAATAGTGGAGAGACAAGGGAAGTTATAGAACTGATCCCTCTACTTCGCCGTTTGGGTGTCCAAACAGTCGCCGTTACCAGTGAAAAAACGAGCAGTCTGGGGACTGTCTGTGATTTGGTGTTGAGCTATGTAGCCAACGAAGAGGCTTGCCCTCTCAATTTAGCACCCACAGCAAGCACAACGGCTTCGTTAGCTTTAATCGATGCTGTGGCCATGGTATTCTTGGATCAGGGACACTTTAGTAAAGAGGACTTTGCGAAATTCCATCCCTCCGGATCCCTGGGTGCCAGTCTTCTTCTGAAGGTGGACGAGATCATGCGATCCGGCGAACGCTTTGCCAGTATCCCAGTTGGAAGCACCGTCCAAGAAACTATTGTTGAGATGACCCGAGCTAAGGCCGGTTCAATTTCTATTCTTGAGAAATCAGGCCAACTAGCCGGAATTTTTACGGATGCCGACTTGAGACGTGCCATCCTCAAAGACACCGAAGTATTTCCAAAATTGATAGATGATTACATGACTCGGCAACCCATTGTAATATCGTCGGGCGCGCTCGTAGCCGATGCCTTAAAGGCCTTTGAGGAAAACAAAATCGATGACCTTCTTGTTGTAGATAGGAACAACAAGCCTGTCGGAGTCATCGACGGTCAGGATCTACCAAAACTTCGGATCGTTTGATCTTCAGTCTCCTACCACAGTGATGGTTAGCTTCCTTTGGTGAGGACGGCTTCGATGCTCCCACAAAAATAAACCCTGCCATGTTCCTAAAAGAGGGTGCCCTCCAGAAAAGGGAATCGTTTCGGAAGACCGTGTAAGAGCCATTTTTATATGGCTGGGCATGTCATCGGGGCCTTCGTAAGTATGTGTAAAATGTGGATCGTTTTCAGGAACCATGCGCTCCATCCAATCCTCTAAATCTCGCCGTGCAGAGGGATCCGCATTTTCCATGAGAACCAAGCTACAACTGGTGTGATGACAAAACACCGAAATGGTTCCAACCTCGCAGCCAGCCTCCAAAATTCTGTCGCGAAGCAGATCAGTTATTTCCTGGGTCCCTTTACCATGGGTACCGATTGAAACAGTAGTCTGAGAAACTGACATGGGATATGAGCGACACTCAGGAAGGTTTCTCTTCCTCTCCCTCTTCTTCAGGACTAGCAGGGCTTTCTTCAGCAGGATTAGTAACTTCCGCTGGTTCAGGAGCTGATGGCTGATCTTCAGGGCGCTCAACCACTTTGACAGTGAAGTCCTGCAAAACACCATCGCGAAATACTTGAACATCCAAAAATTGACCAGCTCGAGCAAAAAACATGGCATTTCTCACATCGGAAAATGAGTGGATTCCAAAATCCCCCAAACGAACCAACACATCACCTTGCATCAGACCAGCTTCAGCAGCAGGTGAGCCTTCAACAATGCCCGCCAGAAATATCTGCAATCCATCACGAATGGTGGAACGGCTCTTAATATCAATTCCTATCCAACCATGAATAAATTTCCCGGCAAACAGGAGATCATCACGCACTCGGAGAACAGACCGGGCTGGTAATACATAGCCTGATTCGATTTCCGGCACTGACCAGGCAAGAATACCCAAAAACCGTCCATTCAAGTCGATTACAGGGGAGCCACCTTCACCATCTCGAACTCGTTTGTTTATTCTTAGTTGAGTCGTTGGGAACTCTCGTGCCCCAAATTTAGATTCGGCCCCAGCGACCATGGTCAAGGAAGGGGATGGCGCGAGGTTCAATGGGCAAGAAATAATAACCGCTAATGAACCGACATCAGGCAAAGCCTGATTAGCTTCGGGAATGAAAAATGTAAAATCTTCAGGCAGGTTGTTCGCCTTCAAGAGAGCCAGGTTAATAGACCTTTCAACTCCAATCAGCTCGGAAGAGTAAGTGACCCCTTCATATTCAAACCAAGTTCTGTTCGAATTCGATACTACGGAGGCGGCTGCCAGGATGTGCCCTTCTCGACTAATAAAGCATCCAGAACCTATTTGGACTCCTTCTTGTAAATCTCCCCGTTCATCAAAGGTGGAATGAGCAGCAAACACTCGAATTACGCCAGTCGCATTGTCATCGTAAATGCCCGTCACGCGGCGTTGTAGCGCATTGAATTCACTCTGGGCCTGAGCCAACAGATCTCCCGATGATATTCCCAGAACAAGCAAAACTAGAATGAACCCAGTCTTTTTGGTGAAGGATGTTCCGAAATGAGTATGCAGATTGTACCCAGATAGAATACCTACATGCTTCAACCCTACTTTCATCAGAAGGATTCTCCTAGAATCCGATTGTCTGAGGCCGAGCAGAAAAACCAAATGACGGATTATCACGTGCAATGGTGTATGAAACCAAAGCGCCCACCGCCCGCTTTTCGGCTGGGATTGTGGAAGTTGGAAATGCGCGTGTGTAATTCAGAGGCTCAGGCTCTTCATTATGAATCGAATCCATCACAAAACTAGCAGCTGCAGGAAATAAATCTACCGGCGTTATTTGGACTTCTTCTAAAACGGGTGTAATGTTCGAAAGTTCCTGAGAGGCCTCCACTGCAGAAGGCTGGGAATCGGACTGCACCAGGTCAGCCGCCTCAAAATACCCTTTATGCATTGGATCTTCTTCCTTGAAGCTTAGAGTCAACACAAAGAGCGCAATAGCGACGCCTGAAAATGGGACCAATAAGCTGGCACGTGCAAATAACATACGTACCGTCTGCTTCCATCCAGATTCCTTCTCAATCAAGGTCTGCAATTGGCGTTGGCGGAACTCCTTCTGAAATCCATCCCAAAAATCGTCAGCAGGCTTCTCAGCTCGTTTTAGGTCGAGCAGTTGGTCTAAATTTATATTGTTAGGATTTTTCGACATAATCGAAATTTAATCGAGCAGGTCTTGTAGTTCGGATTGAAGCTGTTTTTTGGCGTAGTGCAGCCGGGACCGGACGGTTCCGACTGAACAATTCATGATCTCGGCAATTTCTTGGTGGGACAGGTTGTCAATTTCGAACAATACAAGGACCGTTCTATGCTTAACAGACAACGTTTGCAGCGCTTCGTTCAATTTATGCTGCAATTCTTTCAATAAAGTGGGCTTTTCAGTACTGGTCTTAGCTGCCAGGACCTCAATTATGTCACTTGTGCCTGTCTCCTCTGAGATATTCTCATAGCTCAAAAACCTGCGATGGCGGTTCTTTTTAAGGAATGAGAGGGTCGTGTTAACAGAAATTCGGTAGAGCCAGGTAAAAAACGAAGATTTCCCCTTAAACCGGGCAATCGACTGAAATGCCTTAATAAATGCCTCCTGGGAGAGGTCGAAAGAGTCTTCTTTATTGGAGGTGAGATTATAGATAACTGAATAAATTCGCTCTCTGTATTTAATGACCAATTCATCAAATGCAGCTACATCACCCGCCTGAACGCGCTGAACAACCAGCCAATCCGCATCTCTTTCAGACAATGCCTGATCAGACCCGGTAAATGGTTGAGTGATGGACTTTACAAAGCTCACGGAAGAAGACGCTAGGCTGGAACCCATGAAAATCAACCAAAAATCAGGTTTCCTAAGGGATCAATTGAAGATTGAACGAATTTGCTTTCCAAGTTAGGTAATCCATAAGGCCGCCCAAACAAGTGATCGTGCCGATCTCAATTGATCTGGGGTAAATACCCATTTCAACTAAGGTCTCTTGCAGAGAAGAAAGCTCTGTTGTTTCGCCACCGCAGTATAAGAGGTGTTTACCGAAATTACTGTCGAGATCTACCTCAGTCCCCAAATTCGGACTAAGCAGGCGGACAGCATTGTTGGCTGGATCAATTTGAAACTCGGATTTCAGATTCTCGGATAAATAATCCGGATCTCGTAATTTCTTGGAGTCAATGGCCGTACGGCAGAGAAAGCGTGAATCAGGATATACACTACAATTCCCCTGAATCATGCTGCGTTTACCTTTTCCACTACTCATGCCTTCAAGAATAGAACGCAGCTGTTGTTCTTCCGAAACCGGTAAGAGCATAAACTCTTGTACCGTTAAAGGAGGTTCAAACGCAGTGGCTGTAGCCCCGTAGTATGAGAACTCGGAGGCTTCAAAGAAGAAACCTTGTCTTTTTGAGGATAACATGGAGGCAAGATTAGTAGAGTCATGATCAAAATGACGACCCACTCGGTGCTCTTTAAAGGTATTTAACAGTAATTTTTGCCTCCAAGAAACTGAATCCGATGCAAATACAAATTTTCAGTAAAATATGAAGATCCTCAAAATATCTAAATCAACCGTCCCATTCGTACAAAGTGAAAGAGCACTCCCTCACTGGAAGGGAGATGCTCTTTCGAAAAGGTTGAAACGGGTAGTTAAGAGCGGACTCTTAACCCCATGAACGCTTCTTATGACGATTTGCGCGTGAACGCTTACGTCGCTTATGCTTAGCGATCTTTTTGCGGCGTTTCTTCTTAAGATTTCCCATAGAAATTAAAAATAAGGAGGGGAAAGTGGCTAATTTAAAAAGCCGAGTAAAGTCTTATTTTCAATTATTCTGCGTGCCGGAAACCACATTTTCTCAACATTAAGGAAAAGGGCTTTGGGAATGTAGCCTTGAGTGCCACATTCTCATCGAAAGATCTGGTAAGATTCATGGATACTAGAATTAAGGCTAAGCCAGAAAATCGAGGCTTACGCACCTGATTACTTCTGCGATGAAATTTAGCGGGCTCCTCATCCTTTTGTTCGTCATACAAATCATCTCCCCAAATAGGTATTCCAAGTTCAGCAGCATGCAGACGAACCTGGTGAATCCTAGGGTGCGACGTTGTGGCCTCCCAAAGCGCCCCATATTCGGATTCGTCCTGTTTTCGGAATTGAGTAGATGCTTTTTTGCCTAATCGATGGGAGATAACAGCTCTATTTCTTTCTTTGTGGCGACCGATGGGGAGTTCACAAACCAACTCAGACTCCGATGTTCGATTTCGAGTCACACACCAATACCGGAACTCTATTTGATCGGATCCATAAGCATTTTTCAGAAGATCAGCCCCCGCCTTGGTCTTCGCAAAGAGCGCCGGCCCAGATGACTCACATTCAGGACCACAGATATAGTAACAGTGGCTGATACCCAGTCGTTGAAGCTCTCC
This genomic stretch from Opitutia bacterium ISCC 52 harbors:
- a CDS encoding aminotransferase class V-fold PLP-dependent enzyme, producing the protein MAYFDYNATTPLSSAGKQALLEGLESNWVNPSSPYRDSAQVHNVLEKSRLSLAERFQKSPSELVFTGGATEANNAIIRYIARQIPADSELLISPFEHPSVSEAADASLDGRVRRLKALKDGRIDMENLIQAFNSENIGACSLMAVNNESGVVQPWHEVSQLCREAGILMHCDASQWFGKFEGGDFSDCDFVVGCAHKFCGPKGVGFATLSSNSHGFRSQLGGGQESGRRGGTENVPSILSMVAAMNEAESWLQEMGQQSSYRNEFEDSVKTNIPELVCIGNTATRAPNTSFLVMPRFENVRWVRKLDLRGFQVSTGSACSTGSTHSSPLLEALGFPDDAGRRTIRVSSGPKTLGSDWQALSSAFQEVWEELLSSGNSGNTEVISI
- a CDS encoding LysM peptidoglycan-binding domain-containing protein, with translation MPAFLKLILNFRPVSGILVASLVVMIGCVQPKGEELSEQDISSFRTGESYLSQGRHDQALAAFLKVVETTPIAPESHLYLGQLYLEHTKDPVLAIYHFGQYLKFNPTSRQAPMVRELINTAKKEFARTFPADLFNAELERMDMLAVIEQKDAEILSLKKELARLQAEQNSLNLRLQKMQSRAPSYTAPEAPVVTQQQRRVQPLPRSNLLGGQTAAPTTAPGNVRVHVVQPGDNLAKISRQYYGDASRVVDIYEANRDIIPNVNTISEGQSLKLPD
- a CDS encoding KpsF/GutQ family sugar-phosphate isomerase codes for the protein MQVESQAILDTADALDESFAQVVESIQAVVDKEGKLILAGLGKNSGICQKLVGTFNSIGVSSSFLDPVQAVHGDLGMCQAEDLAIVFSNSGETREVIELIPLLRRLGVQTVAVTSEKTSSLGTVCDLVLSYVANEEACPLNLAPTASTTASLALIDAVAMVFLDQGHFSKEDFAKFHPSGSLGASLLLKVDEIMRSGERFASIPVGSTVQETIVEMTRAKAGSISILEKSGQLAGIFTDADLRRAILKDTEVFPKLIDDYMTRQPIVISSGALVADALKAFEENKIDDLLVVDRNNKPVGVIDGQDLPKLRIV
- a CDS encoding secondary thiamine-phosphate synthase enzyme YjbQ → MSVSQTTVSIGTHGKGTQEITDLLRDRILEAGCEVGTISVFCHHTSCSLVLMENADPSARRDLEDWMERMVPENDPHFTHTYEGPDDMPSHIKMALTRSSETIPFSGGHPLLGTWQGLFLWEHRSRPHQRKLTITVVGD
- a CDS encoding S1C family serine protease codes for the protein MKVGLKHVGILSGYNLHTHFGTSFTKKTGFILVLLVLGISSGDLLAQAQSEFNALQRRVTGIYDDNATGVIRVFAAHSTFDERGDLQEGVQIGSGCFISREGHILAAASVVSNSNRTWFEYEGVTYSSELIGVERSINLALLKANNLPEDFTFFIPEANQALPDVGSLAVIISCPLNLAPSPSLTMVAGAESKFGAREFPTTQLRINKRVRDGEGGSPVIDLNGRFLGILAWSVPEIESGYVLPARSVLRVRDDLLFAGKFIHGWIGIDIKSRSTIRDGLQIFLAGIVEGSPAAEAGLMQGDVLVRLGDFGIHSFSDVRNAMFFARAGQFLDVQVFRDGVLQDFTVKVVERPEDQPSAPEPAEVTNPAEESPASPEEEGEEEKPS
- a CDS encoding sigma-70 family RNA polymerase sigma factor: MGSSLASSSVSFVKSITQPFTGSDQALSERDADWLVVQRVQAGDVAAFDELVIKYRERIYSVIYNLTSNKEDSFDLSQEAFIKAFQSIARFKGKSSFFTWLYRISVNTTLSFLKKNRHRRFLSYENISEETGTSDIIEVLAAKTSTEKPTLLKELQHKLNEALQTLSVKHRTVLVLFEIDNLSHQEIAEIMNCSVGTVRSRLHYAKKQLQSELQDLLD
- a CDS encoding AURKAIP1/COX24 domain-containing protein codes for the protein MGNLKKKRRKKIAKHKRRKRSRANRHKKRSWG